One Anolis carolinensis isolate JA03-04 chromosome 4, rAnoCar3.1.pri, whole genome shotgun sequence DNA window includes the following coding sequences:
- the bak1 gene encoding bcl-2 homologous antagonist/killer, translating to MASRNGNDPTDRRRTEIRRPSMEIALEDQVAQETEEVFQSYAFYRYQQEREQTEGDVPHDPEIAAIPHEPNSTNCQVGRRLATIGDDINARYDKEFSEMLKSLQPTKDNAYEYFIRIASSLFESGINWGRVIALLGFGYRMAIHVYQHGMTGFLRRIARYMADFVLRNRIARWIAQQGGWVAALDLSNVYLKYVLIVAAVILLGQFVVRRFFNP from the exons ATGGCCTCAAGAAATGGCAACGACCCAACAGACAGGAGGAGGACAGAGATACGCAGACCATCCATGGAAATTGCATTAG AAGACCAGGTGGCTCAGGAGACGGAGGAGGTGTTCCAGAGCTACGCTTTCTACCGGTATCAACAGGAGCGGGAGCAGACTGAGGGGGATGTGCCACATGACCCAGAAATAGCTGCGATCCCGCATGAGCCAAATAG cACAAATTGCCAGGTGGGCAGGCGCCTGGCCACTATTGGTGATGACATCAATGCCCGCTATGACAAGGAGTTCTCGGAAATGTTGAAGTCACTCCAGCCAACAAAGGACAACGCCTATGAGTACTTTATTAGAATAGCCAGCAG tttgTTTGAAAGTGGCATAAACTGGGGCCGTGTGATAGCACTGTTGGGCTTCGGCTACAGGATGGCGATCCATGTATACCAGCATGGGATGACCGGCTTCCTGAGGAGAATTGCCCGCTACATGGCTGATTTTGTGCTTCGCAACCGCATTGCCCGGTGGATTGCTCAGCAGGGCGGATGG GTGGCAGCACTGGACTTAAGCAACGTGTACTTGAAGTATGTGCTGATAGTGGCGGCTGTGATCTTGCTAGGCCAGTTTGTGGTGCGGCGTTTCTTCAACCCATGA